One genomic region from Amycolatopsis sp. FBCC-B4732 encodes:
- a CDS encoding LCP family protein, with amino-acid sequence MHPLGKIVVSGLALVVFCGTAYGYVNLQALDEVTRDSVIDADGGTAPGEQPADGSLDVLLVGRDARTDPQGKPLSPDVLRELRVGPNGDDLTDTLIVLRIPNGTKQVKAFSIPRDSFVSMPGGKGKINAAFGRAKAAEARRLRTAGETDKAKIDQGALTAARRATRQAVEDLTGVKIDHFAEVNLLSFSEISKAIGGVDVCLNAATQDRNSGADFPAGRQRISGADALAFVRQRDNLRGGDFDRVRRQQVFLAGLARQVLSAGTLGDPGKLSGLIDAVKRSVVLDSSWNLLDFVSQMRGVSGGGIQFETIPVVNPDYRYDPADRRLTAVQVDPAAVKAFAASLIGPVAPPPSRGQGPGPTVDVTNAGPREGLAARVSGVLRDNGFTPGATGNTATRRTSLVRFGADLKDRGDEVAKVLGGLTTQVSTDVPAGHIEVVLGTVYAGPGAAGGGGAPAAGDDPITSSGVVCVN; translated from the coding sequence GTGCACCCACTGGGCAAGATCGTCGTCTCCGGGCTGGCGCTGGTCGTCTTCTGCGGCACCGCGTACGGCTACGTGAACCTCCAGGCCCTCGACGAGGTCACGCGCGACAGCGTGATCGACGCCGACGGCGGGACCGCCCCCGGGGAGCAGCCCGCCGACGGCTCGCTCGACGTCCTGCTCGTCGGCCGGGACGCCCGCACCGACCCGCAGGGCAAGCCGCTCTCGCCGGACGTGCTGCGGGAACTGCGGGTCGGCCCCAACGGCGACGACCTCACCGACACCCTGATCGTGCTGCGGATCCCGAACGGGACGAAGCAGGTGAAAGCGTTTTCCATCCCGCGCGACAGCTTCGTGTCGATGCCCGGCGGCAAGGGCAAGATCAACGCCGCCTTCGGGCGCGCGAAGGCCGCCGAGGCGCGGCGGCTGCGTACGGCGGGCGAGACCGACAAGGCGAAGATCGACCAGGGCGCCCTCACGGCCGCGCGCCGCGCGACGCGGCAGGCCGTCGAGGACCTCACCGGCGTCAAGATCGACCACTTCGCCGAAGTCAACCTGCTCAGCTTCTCCGAGATCAGCAAGGCGATCGGCGGTGTCGACGTCTGCCTCAACGCGGCCACCCAGGACCGGAACTCGGGCGCGGACTTCCCGGCCGGGCGGCAGCGGATCTCGGGCGCGGACGCGCTCGCCTTCGTCCGGCAGCGCGACAACCTGCGCGGCGGGGACTTCGACCGCGTCCGGCGCCAGCAGGTCTTCCTCGCCGGGCTGGCGCGGCAGGTGCTCTCGGCGGGCACGCTGGGCGACCCGGGGAAGCTCTCGGGCCTCATCGACGCGGTGAAGCGTTCGGTGGTGCTCGACTCGTCGTGGAACCTGCTCGACTTCGTGTCCCAGATGCGCGGGGTCAGCGGCGGCGGCATCCAGTTCGAGACGATCCCCGTCGTCAACCCGGACTACCGCTACGACCCGGCCGACCGCCGGCTGACGGCGGTGCAGGTCGACCCGGCCGCGGTCAAGGCGTTCGCGGCGAGCCTGATCGGGCCGGTCGCGCCGCCGCCGTCCCGGGGCCAGGGGCCGGGCCCCACCGTCGACGTCACCAACGCGGGCCCGCGGGAAGGGCTCGCGGCGCGCGTGTCCGGTGTGCTGCGCGACAACGGGTTCACCCCCGGCGCGACCGGCAACACGGCCACGCGGCGGACGTCGCTGGTGCGGTTCGGCGCCGACCTGAAGGACCGCGGCGACGAGGTGGCGAAGGTGCTGGGTGGGCTGACGACGCAGGTGTCGACGGACGTGCCCGCCGGGCACATCGAGGTGGTGCTCGGCACGGTGTACGCGGGTCCGGGCGCGGCGGGCGGCGGGGGTGCCCCGGCGGCCGGCGACGACCCGATCACGTCGAGCGGGGTCGTCTGCGTGAATTGA
- the fdhD gene encoding formate dehydrogenase accessory sulfurtransferase FdhD, which yields MGRVTVRRPVRRISATGDRRRPDSLAAEEPLELRVGGKALAVTMRTPGNDVELAHGFLLSEGVIGGREDIAVARYCDGVDDQGRNTYNVLDIALAAGVAPPDTGVERNFYTTSSCGVCGKAALDAVKLKTRFSPAEAAFAVKTGTLAALPDALRARQKVFASTGGLHAAALFTPDGELAVVREDVGRHNAVDKVLGWAVLEDRIPAPGHGLLVSGRASFELVQKAAMAGIGLLAAVSAPSSLAVELAEENGMTLIGFLRGDSMNLYTGDHRVLV from the coding sequence ATGGGCAGGGTGACCGTGCGCAGGCCGGTGCGGCGGATTTCCGCGACCGGGGACCGGCGCCGTCCCGACTCGCTCGCCGCCGAAGAGCCCCTCGAGCTGCGGGTCGGCGGCAAGGCGCTGGCCGTCACCATGCGCACCCCGGGCAACGACGTCGAGCTGGCCCACGGCTTCCTGCTGTCGGAAGGCGTGATCGGTGGCCGTGAAGACATCGCGGTGGCGCGCTACTGCGACGGCGTCGACGACCAGGGCCGCAACACCTACAACGTCCTCGACATCGCGCTGGCCGCCGGGGTGGCCCCGCCGGACACCGGCGTCGAGCGCAACTTCTACACCACCTCTTCGTGTGGCGTCTGCGGCAAGGCCGCGCTCGACGCGGTCAAGCTCAAGACCCGCTTCTCCCCCGCCGAAGCGGCCTTCGCCGTGAAGACCGGGACGCTGGCCGCCCTGCCGGACGCGCTGCGCGCCCGGCAGAAGGTGTTCGCCAGCACCGGCGGCCTGCACGCGGCGGCGCTGTTCACCCCGGACGGCGAGCTCGCGGTCGTCCGCGAAGACGTCGGCCGGCACAACGCGGTCGACAAGGTGCTCGGCTGGGCCGTCCTCGAGGACCGCATCCCCGCGCCGGGCCACGGCCTCCTGGTGTCCGGGCGCGCGTCGTTCGAGCTGGTGCAGAAGGCCGCGATGGCGGGCATCGGACTGCTGGCCGCGGTGTCCGCGCCGTCGTCACTGGCGGTCGAGCTGGCCGAGGAGAACGGCATGACGCTCATCGGCTTCCTGCGCGGCGACTCGATGAACCTCTACACCGGCGACCACCGGGTGCTGGTCTAG
- a CDS encoding alpha/beta hydrolase family protein, which yields MSRRSVLIAGASGLAVTGLAVGTATGKLPFSQALQRTLGVTSSNPTTQLGSTRVERVYSAARGRMVDLVFILPSKTPPKGLPMSLVLHGLHGNARSAAPTGTLKQLASDVARKAVPSFGFVAVDGGDNYWHQVHPGDDPMAMLLEEVPQWLRARGFAGPAGLPFACTGVSMGGFGALVYTRRRVERRQPPAAVATLAPALITSWPEMAKRHIFPDVQDWTALDPLRHIDETKGVANGIWCGTEDSFITGVRRYIDAARPAVAHTAHGKHGDPFNRTVVPSLISFLGKHVPRAD from the coding sequence CTGAGCCGCCGCTCGGTGCTGATCGCGGGTGCGTCGGGGCTGGCCGTGACCGGGCTGGCCGTGGGCACGGCGACCGGCAAGCTGCCGTTCAGCCAGGCCCTGCAGCGCACGCTGGGCGTGACGTCGTCGAACCCGACGACCCAACTGGGCAGCACCCGCGTGGAGCGCGTCTACTCCGCCGCGCGCGGCCGGATGGTCGACCTGGTGTTCATCCTGCCGTCGAAGACCCCGCCGAAGGGGCTGCCGATGTCGCTCGTGCTGCACGGCCTGCACGGCAACGCCCGCAGCGCGGCCCCGACCGGCACGCTCAAGCAGCTCGCCAGCGACGTCGCCCGCAAGGCGGTCCCGTCGTTCGGCTTCGTGGCCGTCGACGGCGGCGACAACTACTGGCACCAGGTCCACCCGGGCGACGACCCGATGGCGATGCTGCTGGAGGAGGTCCCGCAGTGGCTGCGGGCCCGCGGCTTCGCCGGCCCGGCCGGCCTGCCGTTCGCGTGCACGGGCGTCTCGATGGGCGGCTTCGGCGCCCTGGTCTACACCCGTCGCCGCGTCGAACGGCGCCAGCCGCCGGCCGCGGTGGCGACGCTGGCCCCGGCGCTGATCACGTCGTGGCCGGAGATGGCCAAGCGCCACATCTTCCCCGACGTACAGGACTGGACGGCGCTGGACCCGCTGCGCCACATCGACGAGACCAAGGGCGTCGCCAACGGCATCTGGTGCGGCACGGAGGACTCGTTCATCACCGGCGTCCGCCGCTACATCGACGCGGCCCGCCCGGCGGTCGCCCACACCGCGCACGGCAAGCACGGCGACCCGTTCAACCGGACGGTGGTCCCGAGCCTGATCAGCTTCCTCGGCAAGCACGTCCCCCGCGCGGACTGA
- a CDS encoding carotenoid oxygenase family protein — protein MGNKFLEGNFAPVSREHTITELAVTGHIPEFLDGRYLRNGPNPLSEVDPAAYHWFMGDGMVHGVRLRDGKAEWYRNRWVRNESVKATLNGEDASRFCGLDALGANTNVIGHAGKTLALVEAGAPIYELTDELDTVGRCDFDGTLPGGYTAHPKRDPGTGELHAVSYFFGMGNKVQYSVIDAAGRTRRTVDVEVTGSPMMHDFSLTEKYVVFYDLPVTFNAGMAVATGVPGALRTPAKLVLSAMVGKVRVPDPVSAMMANKIGANGGLPYRWNEKYPARIGVMPRDGQSRDVRWFDVEPCYVFHPLNAYDDGDSVVLDVVRHPKMFDQELHGPGEGGPTLDRWTVDLNAGKVLEERLDDRGQEFPRVDERLVGRHHRYGYAISTDGEANPGNSLFKHDFRTGSRQERAFGGGRQPGEFVFVPCHEDAAEDDGVLMGFVYDPASQRSDLTVLDAGTLETVAAIHLPDRVPHGFHGNWVAS, from the coding sequence ATGGGCAACAAGTTCCTCGAGGGAAACTTCGCCCCGGTCAGCCGGGAGCACACGATCACCGAGCTCGCCGTCACCGGGCACATCCCCGAGTTCCTCGACGGCCGCTACCTGCGCAACGGCCCCAACCCGCTGTCCGAAGTGGACCCGGCGGCCTACCACTGGTTCATGGGCGACGGCATGGTCCACGGCGTGCGCCTGCGCGACGGCAAGGCCGAGTGGTACCGCAACCGCTGGGTCCGCAACGAGTCGGTCAAGGCGACGCTGAACGGCGAGGACGCGAGCCGGTTCTGCGGCCTGGACGCGCTCGGGGCCAACACCAACGTGATCGGCCACGCCGGCAAGACGCTCGCGCTGGTCGAGGCGGGCGCGCCGATCTACGAGCTGACCGACGAGCTCGACACCGTCGGCCGCTGCGACTTCGACGGCACGCTCCCCGGCGGCTACACCGCCCACCCCAAGCGCGACCCGGGCACCGGCGAGCTGCACGCCGTCTCGTACTTCTTCGGCATGGGCAACAAGGTCCAGTACTCGGTGATCGACGCGGCCGGGCGCACCCGCCGCACGGTCGACGTCGAGGTGACCGGGTCACCGATGATGCACGACTTCTCGCTGACCGAGAAGTACGTCGTCTTCTACGACCTGCCGGTGACGTTCAACGCCGGGATGGCGGTGGCGACCGGCGTGCCCGGTGCCCTGCGCACCCCGGCGAAGCTGGTGCTTTCGGCGATGGTCGGCAAGGTCCGCGTGCCGGACCCGGTGTCGGCGATGATGGCGAACAAGATCGGGGCGAACGGCGGCCTGCCCTACCGCTGGAACGAGAAGTACCCCGCGCGGATCGGCGTCATGCCGCGAGACGGCCAGAGCCGCGACGTCCGCTGGTTCGACGTCGAGCCGTGCTACGTCTTCCACCCGCTCAACGCCTACGACGACGGCGACAGCGTCGTGCTGGACGTCGTGCGCCACCCGAAGATGTTCGACCAGGAGCTGCACGGCCCGGGCGAAGGCGGCCCGACGCTCGACCGCTGGACCGTCGACCTCAACGCGGGCAAGGTCCTGGAGGAGCGGCTCGACGACCGGGGCCAGGAGTTCCCGCGCGTCGACGAGCGGCTCGTCGGCAGGCACCACCGCTACGGCTACGCGATCTCGACCGACGGCGAGGCGAACCCGGGCAATTCCCTGTTCAAGCACGACTTCCGCACGGGCTCCCGCCAGGAGCGCGCGTTCGGCGGCGGACGGCAGCCCGGCGAGTTCGTGTTCGTCCCGTGCCACGAGGACGCGGCCGAGGACGACGGCGTGCTGATGGGGTTCGTGTACGACCCGGCGTCCCAGCGCAGCGACCTGACGGTGCTCGACGCGGGAACCCTGGAGACGGTGGCGGCGATCCACCTGCCCGACCGCGTGCCCCACGGTTTCCACGGCAACTGGGTCGCCTCCTAG
- a CDS encoding TetR/AcrR family transcriptional regulator, with the protein MSPKPRASDVKAKLVEAAIRLLDDGGPETLQARKLAAEVGVSTMAVYTHFGGMAALVDEVARAGFLRLSEWLAGVGETDDPVADIFSLARTYRQAVAEQPQLFAVTFGQSAPGGKRATLSDLTTEEGREAAPEGLEAFEHIVRATERAIEAGRFRPADKYQAAAQLWSALHGFVTLEASGHFGPGEQGIDHILIPLGITLAVGLGDTVDRAEHSTDAAKAAWRARTGNAGQGGND; encoded by the coding sequence ATGAGCCCCAAACCGCGTGCGTCCGACGTCAAGGCCAAGCTCGTCGAGGCCGCCATCCGGCTGCTCGACGACGGCGGCCCGGAGACCCTGCAGGCCCGCAAGCTGGCGGCGGAGGTCGGCGTCTCGACGATGGCGGTGTACACGCACTTCGGCGGCATGGCCGCGCTGGTCGACGAGGTCGCGCGCGCCGGCTTCCTGCGGCTTTCGGAGTGGCTGGCCGGGGTCGGCGAGACCGACGACCCGGTGGCGGACATCTTCAGCCTCGCCCGCACCTACCGGCAGGCGGTCGCCGAGCAGCCCCAGCTGTTCGCGGTCACGTTCGGCCAGTCCGCCCCGGGCGGCAAGCGGGCGACGCTGTCCGACCTCACCACCGAAGAAGGCCGGGAAGCCGCTCCGGAGGGCCTGGAGGCCTTCGAGCACATCGTCCGGGCCACCGAACGGGCCATCGAGGCCGGCCGCTTCCGGCCCGCGGACAAGTACCAGGCGGCCGCCCAGCTGTGGAGCGCGCTGCACGGCTTCGTCACCCTGGAGGCGTCCGGGCACTTCGGGCCCGGCGAACAGGGCATAGACCACATTTTGATACCCCTCGGCATCACCCTCGCGGTGGGTCTCGGGGACACTGTGGACCGGGCCGAGCACTCGACCGATGCCGCGAAGGCGGCTTGGCGTGCGCGGACCGGAAACGCCGGGCAGGGTGGGAACGACTAA
- a CDS encoding OFA family MFS transporter → MALGFLDRSRIVAPPGWTRWLVPPAALSVHLSIGQAYAWSVFKTPLEKTMHLNGTQSSLPFQLGIVMLGLSAAFGGTLVEKNGPRWAMFVSMCCFASGFLISALGVATGQFWLVVLGYGGIGGVGLGIGYISPVSTLIKWFPDRPGMATGIAIMGFGGGALIASPWSSSMLGSTPTTGTIATAFLVHGIVYALFMSMGWLLVRVPADDWKPAGWEPKTDHGKAMISTANVSAANAIKTPQFWCLWVVLCFNVTAGIGILEKASPMIVDFFKNTSTPVGTAAAAGFVALLSLFNMLGRFVWSSTSDLVGRKNIYRTYLGVGAVLYLVIALTENSSKLVFILCAMVILSFYGGGFATVPAYLKDLFGTYQVGAIHGRLLTAWSVAGVLGPLIVNRIADSQKAAGKSGPALYELSFYIMIGLLVVGFVANELVRPVKEKYHEPVAAAARSEA, encoded by the coding sequence ATGGCTCTCGGCTTCCTGGACCGTTCCCGGATCGTGGCACCCCCGGGCTGGACCCGCTGGCTGGTGCCGCCGGCGGCCCTTTCGGTGCACCTGTCGATCGGGCAGGCCTACGCGTGGAGCGTGTTCAAGACCCCGCTCGAGAAGACGATGCACCTCAACGGTACGCAGAGCTCGCTGCCGTTCCAGCTCGGCATCGTCATGCTCGGCCTGTCGGCGGCCTTCGGCGGCACGCTCGTCGAGAAGAACGGCCCGCGCTGGGCGATGTTCGTGTCCATGTGCTGCTTCGCCAGCGGATTTCTCATCTCTGCGCTGGGCGTGGCCACCGGCCAGTTCTGGCTGGTCGTCCTCGGCTACGGCGGGATCGGCGGCGTCGGGCTCGGCATCGGCTACATCTCGCCGGTGTCGACGCTGATCAAGTGGTTCCCGGACCGCCCGGGCATGGCCACCGGCATCGCGATCATGGGCTTCGGCGGCGGCGCGCTGATCGCCTCACCGTGGTCGTCGTCGATGCTCGGCAGCACGCCGACCACCGGCACCATCGCGACGGCGTTCCTGGTGCACGGCATCGTCTACGCGCTGTTCATGTCGATGGGCTGGCTGCTCGTGCGGGTGCCCGCCGACGACTGGAAGCCGGCCGGCTGGGAGCCGAAGACCGACCACGGCAAGGCGATGATCAGCACGGCGAACGTCTCGGCCGCCAACGCGATCAAGACGCCGCAGTTCTGGTGCCTGTGGGTCGTGCTGTGCTTCAACGTCACCGCGGGCATCGGGATCCTGGAGAAGGCGTCGCCGATGATCGTCGACTTCTTCAAGAACACCTCGACCCCGGTCGGCACGGCCGCGGCGGCGGGCTTCGTCGCGCTGCTGTCACTGTTCAACATGCTCGGCCGGTTCGTCTGGTCGTCCACTTCGGACCTGGTCGGGCGCAAGAACATCTACCGCACCTACCTCGGCGTCGGCGCGGTGCTGTACCTGGTGATCGCGCTCACGGAGAACTCGTCGAAGCTCGTGTTCATCCTGTGCGCGATGGTGATCCTGTCCTTCTACGGCGGCGGGTTCGCGACGGTCCCGGCGTACCTGAAGGACCTCTTCGGCACCTACCAGGTCGGCGCGATCCACGGCAGGCTGCTCACCGCGTGGTCGGTGGCCGGCGTGCTCGGCCCGCTGATCGTCAACCGGATCGCCGACAGCCAGAAGGCGGCGGGCAAGTCCGGCCCGGCGCTGTACGAGCTGTCCTTCTACATCATGATCGGCCTGCTGGTGGTCGGCTTCGTGGCCAACGAGCTGGTCCGGCCGGTCAAGGAGAAGTACCACGAGCCGGTCGCCGCGGCCGCGAGGAGTGAGGCGTGA
- a CDS encoding SDR family NAD(P)-dependent oxidoreductase, producing MSNGVLVTGASRGIGRAVATAFAARGDRVAVHYGHRAADAEETLSHLPGSGHLLISGDLADPEAARRIADAAEAGLGGVDVLVNNAAVATSAETAHPVGEVSYVDWQRIWRRTLDVNLVGAANLSYCVARHLIGRGAPGRIVNIGSRGAFKGEPDHPAYGASKAALHSLGQSLAVSLAPHGISVTSVAPGFTATERVADRIDDALRAQSPFGRVGTPEEIAAAVVYLASAEATWASGAILDLNGASHLRM from the coding sequence ATGAGCAACGGAGTTCTCGTCACCGGCGCTTCCCGCGGCATCGGGCGCGCGGTGGCCACGGCGTTCGCGGCGCGGGGTGACCGGGTGGCCGTCCACTACGGACACCGCGCCGCGGATGCCGAAGAAACGCTTTCGCACCTGCCCGGCTCGGGGCACCTGCTGATCAGCGGCGACCTCGCCGACCCGGAGGCGGCGCGGCGGATCGCCGACGCCGCCGAGGCCGGGCTCGGCGGGGTCGACGTGCTGGTCAACAACGCCGCCGTCGCGACGTCGGCGGAAACCGCGCACCCGGTCGGCGAAGTGTCCTACGTGGACTGGCAGCGGATCTGGCGGCGCACCCTCGACGTCAACCTCGTGGGCGCCGCCAACCTGAGCTACTGCGTCGCCCGGCACCTCATCGGGCGCGGCGCGCCCGGCCGGATCGTCAACATCGGGTCGCGCGGGGCGTTCAAGGGCGAGCCCGACCACCCGGCGTACGGCGCGAGCAAGGCCGCGCTGCACTCGCTGGGCCAGTCGCTCGCCGTCTCCCTCGCGCCGCACGGCATCTCCGTGACCTCGGTCGCGCCCGGCTTCACCGCCACCGAGCGGGTGGCGGACCGGATCGACGACGCCCTGCGCGCGCAGAGCCCGTTCGGCCGGGTCGGCACGCCCGAGGAGATCGCCGCGGCCGTCGTCTACCTGGCCTCCGCCGAGGCGACCTGGGCGTCCGGCGCGATCCTCGACCTCAACGGCGCCTCCCACCTGCGCATGTGA
- a CDS encoding sensor histidine kinase → MVDALRPFRHPALLYRGDAEYLDGVIPFLLEGIDRGEPVVVAVPSRNLLLVEKALDRRAGEVRLIDLSRAGRNPGAILPSMLRALAAEHEGPVRIVGEPVWAGRTDAEYPACVEHEALMNHAFAGRDTAVLCPYDVEALTPSMLADAERTHSELWGLAGPFVSPRFDPDAVRAELSRPLEPPPGAAERTFDIAQLAALRGYAELWAARHGLRRPRRDDFTLAIAELTTNSVLYGGGTGVLRLWAAGDEVVGEVTDAGTITDPLAGRIPPPASTLGGRGLLLVNRLADLVRTYWIPGRTTTRVHFRCG, encoded by the coding sequence GTGGTAGATGCCCTCAGACCGTTCCGGCATCCGGCACTTCTCTACCGTGGTGACGCTGAGTACCTCGATGGTGTCATTCCGTTCCTGCTCGAAGGTATCGACCGCGGCGAGCCCGTGGTCGTCGCGGTTCCCTCGCGCAACCTCCTGCTGGTCGAGAAGGCTTTGGATCGCCGGGCGGGCGAAGTCCGGCTGATCGACTTGAGCCGCGCGGGCCGCAACCCCGGCGCCATCCTGCCTTCCATGCTGCGCGCCCTCGCCGCCGAGCACGAGGGCCCGGTGCGGATCGTCGGCGAGCCGGTCTGGGCCGGCCGCACGGACGCCGAATACCCGGCGTGCGTGGAGCACGAGGCCCTGATGAACCACGCTTTCGCCGGCCGTGACACGGCGGTGCTGTGCCCGTACGACGTCGAGGCGCTGACCCCGTCGATGCTGGCCGACGCCGAGCGCACCCACTCCGAGCTGTGGGGCCTGGCCGGCCCGTTCGTGAGCCCGCGCTTCGACCCCGACGCCGTCCGGGCGGAGCTGAGCCGCCCGCTGGAGCCGCCACCCGGCGCGGCGGAGCGCACGTTCGACATCGCCCAGCTGGCCGCACTGCGGGGCTACGCGGAGCTCTGGGCGGCCCGCCACGGCCTGCGCCGCCCGCGCCGCGACGACTTCACGCTGGCGATCGCGGAGCTGACGACGAACAGCGTCCTCTACGGCGGTGGCACCGGCGTCCTGCGGCTCTGGGCGGCGGGGGACGAGGTGGTCGGCGAGGTGACCGACGCGGGCACGATCACCGACCCGCTGGCCGGCCGCATCCCACCCCCGGCGTCGACCCTGGGCGGCCGCGGGCTGCTGCTGGTGAACCGGCTGGCCGACCTGGTCCGCACGTACTGGATCCCGGGCCGCACGACGACCCGGGTCCACTTCCGTTGCGGCTGA
- a CDS encoding MFS transporter, whose protein sequence is MAGTRGGLWRHRDFRLLWAGETTSKLGSNVTTVALPLVAVLVLHAGPFTVGLLAAAAWVPWLVLGLPAGAWIDRLPHRPVMLCCDVVSAAASASVPVAAWLGVLSVGQLGVVALLTGSCGVLFGTAYRVYLPVLVAPADLPEGNAKLQGSESVAQIAGRGLAGVLAQWAGAVAGLLVDAVTFLVSAGCLAAISVREPPRPAGRPRTTLRREIADGLRWVARDRYLRSLAVFSAVANTALTGYQAINVVFFVQVAGVPPGAVGILVAAPGAGGVLGAAVAVRLARRWGSARSLLAVVVVLTPFGLLIPLAGPGPGLALPVVGGVAIGAAVVAANVLAAGFRQTYPPPSVRGRVIASGSLLANGASAVGALLAGGLGALAGPRTAVWAMLGVLAVAVVLVVAGPFRTRRDFPAAPPRVRQG, encoded by the coding sequence GTGGCCGGAACGCGGGGCGGGTTGTGGCGGCACCGGGACTTCCGGCTGCTGTGGGCGGGCGAGACGACCAGCAAGCTGGGCAGCAACGTCACGACCGTGGCCCTGCCGCTGGTGGCGGTGCTCGTGCTGCACGCCGGCCCGTTCACGGTGGGCCTGCTCGCGGCCGCGGCCTGGGTGCCGTGGCTGGTGCTCGGCCTGCCGGCCGGCGCGTGGATCGACCGGCTCCCGCACCGGCCGGTGATGCTGTGCTGCGACGTCGTTTCGGCCGCGGCGTCGGCCAGCGTCCCGGTCGCGGCCTGGCTCGGCGTGCTGAGCGTGGGGCAGCTCGGGGTCGTCGCGCTGCTGACCGGGTCGTGCGGCGTCCTGTTCGGCACCGCTTACCGGGTCTACCTGCCGGTCCTCGTCGCCCCGGCGGACCTGCCGGAGGGCAACGCGAAGCTGCAGGGCAGCGAGTCCGTCGCACAGATCGCGGGGCGCGGCCTGGCGGGGGTGCTCGCCCAGTGGGCGGGCGCGGTGGCCGGCCTGCTCGTCGACGCCGTGACGTTCCTGGTCTCCGCGGGGTGCCTGGCGGCGATCTCGGTGCGGGAACCACCCCGGCCGGCGGGGCGGCCGCGGACCACCCTGCGCCGGGAGATCGCCGACGGGCTGCGGTGGGTGGCCCGTGACCGGTACCTGCGTTCGCTGGCCGTGTTCAGCGCGGTCGCCAACACCGCGCTGACCGGGTACCAGGCGATCAACGTCGTGTTCTTCGTGCAGGTGGCCGGGGTCCCGCCGGGCGCCGTGGGCATCCTGGTGGCGGCACCGGGAGCGGGCGGCGTGCTGGGCGCGGCCGTCGCGGTCCGCCTCGCGCGGCGCTGGGGGAGTGCGCGGAGCCTGCTCGCGGTGGTGGTCGTGTTGACGCCGTTCGGCCTGCTCATCCCGCTGGCCGGCCCGGGACCCGGCCTGGCCCTGCCGGTGGTGGGCGGCGTTGCGATCGGCGCGGCGGTGGTGGCGGCGAACGTCCTCGCGGCGGGCTTCCGGCAGACGTACCCGCCGCCGTCGGTCCGCGGCCGGGTCATCGCTTCCGGCAGCCTGCTGGCCAACGGCGCGAGCGCGGTGGGCGCGCTACTGGCCGGCGGTCTCGGTGCGCTGGCCGGACCGCGGACGGCGGTGTGGGCGATGCTGGGCGTGCTCGCGGTGGCGGTGGTGCTCGTCGTCGCCGGTCCATTCCGGACCCGCCGCGACTTCCCCGCCGCTCCACCGCGAGTGCGTCAGGGCTGA